CCGCTTCAGCACCATGAATGCACAGGGGGTCGTGCCCGGCAACAGCGGCTAAAATGGCGGCGCTCATGACCATGCGGTGGTCGCCATAACCGTCTACCGCACCGCCAGCCACCCGCCCGCCAAAGACGGTCAAGGTCTCCGGCCCTTCCTCAACTTCAAGGCCGACGGTCCGCAAGAGGTCAGCAGTGGCAGCCAAGCGGTCGCTTTCTTTTAAGCGCAAGCGGCCGGCGTTTTTAAAGGTGGTACTACCTGAGGCGCAGGCGCCGACCATGGCAAGAATGGGCAATAAGTCTGGAATTTGGCTGACGTCCAGGGAAATACCGGCCAGGCGTCCGGGGACAACGGTAACCGCATCGGCAGTGGAGCTGACGCGCGCGCCAAAGGCTGTTAAAATCGGAAGGATGGCAGCGTCGCCTTGACAGCTGTCCGGGTTAAGCCCGGTGACGGTGACCGCCTTGCCCACGGCGCCGGCGGCCAAGAAAAAGGCGGCATTGGACCAGTCCCCTTCGATAAGAACCGGCTCTTGCGGGGCCCGGTAGCGCGCGCCGGCCGCAACGGTATAGCTGTCACCGCTTTCTTGGACATGGACGCCGTATTCGGCCATGACCGCCATGGTCATGGCGACGTAAGCTTCCGATTCAAGCGGTCCGTCAACCTGGATGGAAAGCCCCGCCGGCAGTAGGGGGGCCGCCAGCAGAAAAGCGCTGATGTACTGAGAGCTGACATTGCCCGGCAGGGTTACCTGACTGCCCTGAAAGCGTCCCGACATGGACAGGGGCAGGGCATCGGCAGAAACAGCTACGCCACCGGCACGGAGGGCATCGGTAAGGGCCTTTAAGGGCCGGTCCGGCAACCGGCCCTCCCCGTCGATTTCTGCGGAAAGGCCCAAGGCGGCCACCAGCGGCAATAAAAAGCGCAAGGTCGTCCCGCTCTCGCCGGCGTTGAGACGCAGGGCCTTTGGCGGGTGGCTGATTGGAGCAAGGCTGAGGCCGGTATCCGTCCGCTTCCACTCGGCCCCCAAAGCGCTTAAAACAGAGAGGCTGGCGTGCATATCCTCAGATAAAATCGGGCAGATGAAGCGGGTCGGGCCGTCTGCCAAAGCGGCGCAAAAAAGCTGTCGGTGCAAGATGGACTTGCTGGGCATGGCCGCCACATGGCCGCCTAAGGCGCCCGGTTCTATGCATATGTCCATTATAAACCGCCTTTCGTTAAGAATTCGGACAGGTCGGCATAGGCCACCGAATGAATAAGGCAGTGACCGATGCCGACGGGAAGGATCCAACGGATGCCGTCGCCATCGGCTTTTTTATCGTTCAGGAGGGCCTTTGCCAGCTGGTTTCTGTCAAAGGGCACGGAAATTGGCAAGTGATGGGCTTGGAGCAGCCTTAGGATGCGCTGGCCGTCAGTCGGCGTCAACCGGCCCAGGGCCACCGCAGCTCGGCTGATAAAGGCCAGGCCCATGGCCACCGCGTGACCGTGAGGCACGGTGTGACCGCTGACCTGCTCAATGGCATGGCCCAGGGTGTGGCCCAAGTTCAGATGGGCGCGAATGCCTTTTTCGCTGGCATCCGCTTCCACGTAGGTAATCTTATGTCCAACGGCGGTGGCGATGACCCCGGTCAGGTCGTCGCTTTGGCTGGTAAAGGGCCTGTTTTCCAGGCGGGCAAATAAGTCCGAGTCTGTTAAAATTGCCATTTTTATCAATTCGGCAGTCCCGTTTTGCCAATCGACATCGGCCAGGCTTTGAAAGAGGTCCGTCGCACAAAAGACACCGCTCGGTTGCTTAAAGGCCCCAAGCAAGTTTTTACCCAAGGGCAGGTTCAGCGCCGTTTTACCGCCGACAGAGGCATCAACTGCCGCCAGGAGGGTGGTGGGCATTTGCACCAGCGGAATGCCGCGCATATAAGAGGCTGCGGCAAAGCCTGCCAAGTCACCGGTCACCCCGCCGCCTAAGGCAAGAACCCCGTCGGTGCGGTGGAGCCGGTCTGCCGCCCACCGGTTCATCAAGCTTTCCCAGGTTGCGATGGACTTGCTGCCTTCGCCGGGGGCGACCAGGTCAAGGGCCACCGTATGGCCAGAGGTTTCCAAGCAATTTTTCACCGGCTCTCCGTAGAGGGCATAGACTTGTTCATCACTGACCAGGCGCACCTGTCCGGCTGCCGTCAAGCAGGAAGCCGCTGCCATTGCCGCCTCCCTTAGCGAGAGGCCAATCTGGACATCATAAGCGGGCTCAGTCCCTACGTGCAGCCGGTATGGCGTTTTGTGGGCGCTCATTCGCTTAAATTCTCCCGGCAAAAGCGATGGAGGGCCTTTAATTCACCGGCCAGTTTTTCATAGTCTTCCGGGGGCAGGGACTGGGGACCGTCGCAGAGGGCCTTTTCCGGATTGTTGTGCACTTCAATCATAACCCCATCTGCACCGGCCGCTACAGCCGCATGGGATAAAGGCCGGACCAGTTCACGAATGCCGGCGGCGTGGCTCGGATCGATGATGATGGGCAGGTGGGTTTTCTGCCGTAAAATCGGGATGGCGGAAATATCCAGGGTGTTGCGGGTGCCGGTTTCAAAGGTTCGGATGCCCCGTTCGCAGAGGATGATTTTATCGTTGCCGTCGCTCATCAGGTATTCGGCGCTCATCAGCCACTCTTCATAGGTGGCGGACAAGCCACGCTTTAGGAGGATGGGTTTGTCCAACTTGCTGAGCTCCTTCAACAAGGCGAAATTTTGCATATTTCGGGCCCCTACCTGTAGGATGTCCACGTCTTTGAAGTAGGGTAAATCTGAGAGATCCATGATTTCAGAGATAATCGGTAAACCGCTGGCCGCCTTGGCTTCCAATAAAAGGTCAATGCCGTCGGCGCCAAGTCCCTGGAAGGAGTAGGGTGAGGTGCGCGGTTTGAAAGCGCCACCACGCAAAATTTGTGCGCCGGCTGCCTTCACCTCGCTGGCCAAGCTGCGCATCTGGTCCTCGCTTTCAACTGAGCAGGGACCGGCGATGAGGGTTAATTGACCGCCGCCAATGGTCACATCGCCAATTTTTATCACCGTATCTTGCGGGTGCATCCGCCGGTTGACCCGTTTGTAGGGTTCGGAAATGCGGGTGACCTTTTTGATCCATCGGTTGGCCCGTAAACGCTCAATGTCCACATTGGACGTATCGCCGACCAGGCCGATGAGGGTTTGTTCATTGCCTTGACTGATGTGGAGGGCGACGCCCATTTCCTTTAACT
This portion of the Peptococcus niger genome encodes:
- the aroA gene encoding 3-phosphoshikimate 1-carboxyvinyltransferase; the encoded protein is MDICIEPGALGGHVAAMPSKSILHRQLFCAALADGPTRFICPILSEDMHASLSVLSALGAEWKRTDTGLSLAPISHPPKALRLNAGESGTTLRFLLPLVAALGLSAEIDGEGRLPDRPLKALTDALRAGGVAVSADALPLSMSGRFQGSQVTLPGNVSSQYISAFLLAAPLLPAGLSIQVDGPLESEAYVAMTMAVMAEYGVHVQESGDSYTVAAGARYRAPQEPVLIEGDWSNAAFFLAAGAVGKAVTVTGLNPDSCQGDAAILPILTAFGARVSSTADAVTVVPGRLAGISLDVSQIPDLLPILAMVGACASGSTTFKNAGRLRLKESDRLAATADLLRTVGLEVEEGPETLTVFGGRVAGGAVDGYGDHRMVMSAAILAAVAGHDPLCIHGAEAVRKSFPHFFDDFAHIGGKCHVVSDRT
- the aroB gene encoding 3-dehydroquinate synthase, which codes for MSAHKTPYRLHVGTEPAYDVQIGLSLREAAMAAASCLTAAGQVRLVSDEQVYALYGEPVKNCLETSGHTVALDLVAPGEGSKSIATWESLMNRWAADRLHRTDGVLALGGGVTGDLAGFAAASYMRGIPLVQMPTTLLAAVDASVGGKTALNLPLGKNLLGAFKQPSGVFCATDLFQSLADVDWQNGTAELIKMAILTDSDLFARLENRPFTSQSDDLTGVIATAVGHKITYVEADASEKGIRAHLNLGHTLGHAIEQVSGHTVPHGHAVAMGLAFISRAAVALGRLTPTDGQRILRLLQAHHLPISVPFDRNQLAKALLNDKKADGDGIRWILPVGIGHCLIHSVAYADLSEFLTKGGL
- the aroF gene encoding 3-deoxy-7-phosphoheptulonate synthase encodes the protein MLIQLKDHVTKEQQDQLCDQLKEMGVALHISQGNEQTLIGLVGDTSNVDIERLRANRWIKKVTRISEPYKRVNRRMHPQDTVIKIGDVTIGGGQLTLIAGPCSVESEDQMRSLASEVKAAGAQILRGGAFKPRTSPYSFQGLGADGIDLLLEAKAASGLPIISEIMDLSDLPYFKDVDILQVGARNMQNFALLKELSKLDKPILLKRGLSATYEEWLMSAEYLMSDGNDKIILCERGIRTFETGTRNTLDISAIPILRQKTHLPIIIDPSHAAGIRELVRPLSHAAVAAGADGVMIEVHNNPEKALCDGPQSLPPEDYEKLAGELKALHRFCRENLSE